In Candidatus Afararchaeum irisae, the genomic window ACTCCGAGCTCTTCGGAGAGCTTGTCGGCGTCGTAGAGGGGAGTACCGCCTTCCTGTAACGTCGAGTGGCTGTCGACGGGGAGAAGTGACGAGTATCTCCAGACTCCGAGGGGTCCCGAGAAGTCGGTTCTCGATGGCGTCACGTCGTACTTGACGTCTAAGAGAGCACCGCAGTCACACGTGTAACGCGGCTCGTCTCCCTTGTACGTCTCGCCGCACTCGATACACTCTAGCCAGCTCATGACAGATCCTCCTTGACCATGTCTACAACAGAGTCGAGAGCCTCGTCAAGCTTCTCCTTTTTGGGTCCTCCTCCCTGTCCGAACTCGGGTGATCCCCCTCCTCCGCCTCCGAGAGACTCAGAGAGACGTGAGGCTATCTCTCCGGCGTCTACGTCGACGCCCTCAGGCGATCCCACGACGACCTGGGCGTCTCCGTCTGTACTTGCAACGACTGCTACCTTGCCGTCTTCGACGAACGAGTTAGCCGAGGCGCGGAGAGCGTCTACGTCACCGTCTATCCTCTGTGTCACAACTGTAACTCCCTTGACTTCGGTCTCGTCTATCTCGCCGCCGCCTCCCGACGCACGTAGCTCGGCTATCTCCTTCTTGAGACGGTCTATCTCCTTTCCTCTCTCCTTCCACTCGTCGAAGAACCTCTCTGCTGTCTCGGGGACTTCGTCGGGTGAGACGCCTAAGACGTCGGCGGTCTCGTCGAGAAGCTCGTTCTCTTTCTGGATCGACTCGACTCCCTTCTCTCCCGCCGAGAACTCTATCCTCTCGACTCCGTCCTGTACACGTTCAGTTCCGAGTATCTTTATGACGCCTATGTCTCCTGTCCTGTCGACGTGGGTTCCTCCACACGCCTGTATGTCCTCACCGACCTCGACTATACGTATCTCCTCGCCCGGCGGGACACCTCCCTGGTAGAGGTCGAAGCCGTAGGTCTCCTCCGCCTCGTGTCTGTCTATCCACTCGTCGTCGACACGTATGTTCTCCATCACCCTCCTGTTCGCCTCGGTCTCGATCTCCTTGACCTCGTCGTCGGTGATACGTCTGTAATGTGTTACGTCTATACGTGAGCTCTCGACGCCCTTCTGTGCGCCCGCCTGACGTATGTGGTCGCCCAGAACCTCACGTGCGGCGTCTATGACTATATGGGTCGCGGTGTGGTGACGCATCAGAGACCGTCTCCTGTCGGCGTCTATACGTCCCTTGACTACGTCGCCCTTTCCCGGGTTCTCGTCTGTGTGGTGGAGTATCACGCCGTCGACCTTCTGTACGTCGTCGACACGTGCTGTCTTTCCGTCCCTCAGAACACCGTGGTCGGCGGGCTGTCCTCCTCCCTCGGGGTAGAAAAGCGTCTGGTCGAGGACGACTTCGTAACCCTCGCCGGATTCGTCCTCGAAGACATCGAGTACGACAGCCTCGAACTCGGTACGCTCGGGGTTATCGTAGTAGAGTGTCTCAGTCTCGGGGAGTCCCTCGACCTCTTCCTCTACGGCTCGTGTCTCATCTGACTCGGTCTCGGGAGCCTCGCCGCCTCTCTCCTCGTGGCGTCCGGCGACGCGTGAGTAGAAGTCGTCGGGTATCTCGACCTCTACGTCGTGTTCCTCAGCTATCTCCTCGACGGTCTCAGGCTGTATTCCGTGGGAGTCATAGAGCTCTATGAGATCGTCAACTGGAACCGGCTCGCCCGTTCCGGCGTACTCCTCTGTCGTCCTTCTCACGAGACGTTCTCCTCTTTCGAGTGTCTCTCGGTACTTCCCGACCTCTGTGTCGACTATGTCACGTATAGTGTCGCGGTCGCTGTATCCAAGACGTTTAGCCTGTCTGTCGACGAGCTCTGAGAGTTCGATCCCGAGTTCGAGGTCGTCCATCAGACGTACAGTCCGTCTCAGGACGAGACGTGCGAGGTATCCCGTGCCGACGTTACTCGGGACTATGCCGTCTCCGAGCATGTAGGCGAGTACCCGGGAGTGATCCGAGATAGCGAAGACGTTTTCGAGTGGCGTGAGTATCCTGTCGAGTTCGTCGAGCGTAATACCGACGTCGTCGGCGACCTGTTCCCTGACATGGCTCAGGTCGTCAACCTCGTCTGCGTCGAGCCTTCCGGCGAGACGCGCGACGTCAGAGAGTATCTCCTCCTCGTTTTCGGCGTGTTCTATCCCAGCCTCGTCTGTGAGATACTCTATCATCTCGGGATAGATAGCCTCGTAGACGGTCGAAGTTCCCTGACTCACCCAAGTGAAACGTTCGAGACCGTACCCCGTGTCGACTATGTAGTTGTCCATCTCGGAGTAACGGTTTCCGTCCTTCATGACGTACTCGCCGTCGTCGTCACGTTCGAGGTTCATGAAGACGAGCGTGGCGACCTCGACACCTCTCAGAATCACCTCGAATGCGGGACCTGCGTTTCCGCCTCCGACCCACGGCGACTCGACGTACGTAATTTCGTCCAAGGGCGCGCCGAGTGTCTCGAGGAGGCTGTCACAGTACTCGACTGTCTCTTCCTTCCAGTAGACCTCGCCCTCGTACGCGCCTCCCTCGGTACGCGAGTTGAAGGCGTGGTGTGCCATCATCTCGAATGCGAGTGTGTGACGTCCCGTCTTGCCGACGTTGTCGATGTCCTGCATACGTATACACGGCTGGGAGATACACAGAGGGTTCGCAGGAGGCGGTGTCTTGCCGCTCGTCACGAGAGGCTGGAAGTCATAGATCGACGCCTGTGTCAGAAGAACGTCGTCGCGCCACCTTGAGGCGTCTACGGGATAGGGCTCTATGCGTTCGTGGTCGTGGTTCTCGAAGAAGGACAGGAACTCCTCACGCATCTCCTCTAAGCTGTACTCGTCGTCGAATGGCGAGTTGTCGATGAAGGAGTAGTCCTCACACGGAGGCTCGCCACAGAGCTGTCTCGAAGAGTCGCGCGTCCAGAAGAAACGTCCGCAGTCGGTACACTGCTTACGGTCGAATCCGTTCTCCTCGAAGTAGTCGAGACGTAGAAGCTCAGATATGTCGCCGCCGTCACTCTTATCTCCGCTCTCGGCGGTCTCCTCGGCTGACTCCATCCCGCCGTCGGCGTCGATGTCGTGGTCGAACCCGTCTTCGAGACCTTCGGTCATGGAGGGTTCTAACCCGCGTGTTCGTAAAACGTTTTCTAAGCCTCTCCGACGCGCCGCGAAACAGAACTCACACAAGTCTGAGACACCGAGTAAGAAGTATGACCGACCTGAGGTTTCTCGGCACGGGTGCCGCGGTTCCGTCGGAGAGGGTACAGAGTGGCGTCTTAGTCGACGGGATACTCGTGGACTGTGGCAGCGGTGTCCTCCACCGTCTCGGACAGGCGGAGAGGGAAGACGACGCTACCTCCTTCGACGAGATAGAGGACATCTTAGTCTCACACACTCATATCGACCACGTCTCCGACATTCCGGCTCTGATGAAGGCAGACTGGATAGTCGGAAACGACTCCTTAAGGATTCACGGTCCACCGGGTACACGTGGGACGGTCGAGAGCCTCTTGGACGCCTACGACTACATGAAGGGACGCATAGACCTCGAAATCGAGGAGATACAGCCGGGTGAGAGCTTCGAAGCGGACGGAAGACAGATCGAGACTTACGAGACGTCACACACCGACGACTCGATGGGCTTCAGGATAGGAGACGTCGTCTACACGGGTGACACAGAGGTCATAGACGAGACAGTCGAGTTCTCCGAGGGCTGTGACCTACTCATACACGAATGTGCTTTCCCCGACGGGGTTGACGTCACGGGACACAGCCGTCCGTCGGACATAGCCGAGATCGCGCCCGACCTCGACGTCGGAGAGATATACCTCACACATCTCTATCCCCAGACGAGAGGGAAAGAACGTAAGATGAGACGTAAAGTAGCCGACGAGTTCGACGGCGACGTGAGCATACCCGACGACGGTGAGAGTCTGACGGTCTGACTTACGGTCGCGACTCGCCGGAAAGACGGCATCAGCCTCGGGTTTTAACCATCTCTATCACGTTTCTTAACTCATGTCCGTCATAGTCCTCGGAGGCACGGGCTTCGTAGGCTCGTACCTCGTGTCCGCGCTTGCCGAAAGAGGCTTCGACGTCGACGCCGCGTCGCGCCATCCTGAGACCACGAACACCGATGTCCCCGAGTCGGTCGGAACCGTGCGCGCAGATGTCTCAGACCCCGACAGCCTGGAGTTCGACGGCTACGACACCGTAGTCAATCTCGTGGGTCTGTCACCCCTCTTCAGCCCCAGCGGTGTGAGCTACCATCAGGTACATGTCGAGGGGACGAAGAACGTCGTGAAGGCGGCGGAGGACGCAGATGTCGAGAGATACGTCCATATGAGCGCGCTCGGAGCCGACCCCGGTGGGAGTACGGAGTACATACGTACGAAGGGAGTCGCCGAGAACTACGTCAAGAACTCGAACCTCGACTACCACGTCTTCAAGCCGTCTGTTATATTCGGTGACGGCGACGAGTTCATAAGCCAGTTCATCGATATAACCTCGAAGGCACCCTTCTTCCCACTCGTCGGAGGCGGAAGGACACGTTTTCAGCCAGTCTATGTAGAAGATCTCGCCGAGATGATGGCGGACGCCGCAACCGGAGAGGTGGAAGCCGACGGAGTCTACGAGATAGGCGGTCCCGAAGTTCTGACACTCAAGGACGTCGTGAGCCACGCCTTCAGGTACAACAGAAAGAAGCCGCGTTTCGTGCCCGTCCCGATGGCTGCGGCGAAGGCAGGTCTCTCAGTCGCCGAGATGATACCGTTCGTCTCGGTGGGACTCGACCAGTACAGGTCGCTCAAGTTCGA contains:
- a CDS encoding complex I NDUFA9 subunit family protein; translated protein: MSVIVLGGTGFVGSYLVSALAERGFDVDAASRHPETTNTDVPESVGTVRADVSDPDSLEFDGYDTVVNLVGLSPLFSPSGVSYHQVHVEGTKNVVKAAEDADVERYVHMSALGADPGGSTEYIRTKGVAENYVKNSNLDYHVFKPSVIFGDGDEFISQFIDITSKAPFFPLVGGGRTRFQPVYVEDLAEMMADAATGEVEADGVYEIGGPEVLTLKDVVSHAFRYNRKKPRFVPVPMAAAKAGLSVAEMIPFVSVGLDQYRSLKFDNSTESNDAPEFGYTDDELTSLGEYLGVET
- the alaS gene encoding alanine--tRNA ligase, yielding MESAEETAESGDKSDGGDISELLRLDYFEENGFDRKQCTDCGRFFWTRDSSRQLCGEPPCEDYSFIDNSPFDDEYSLEEMREEFLSFFENHDHERIEPYPVDASRWRDDVLLTQASIYDFQPLVTSGKTPPPANPLCISQPCIRMQDIDNVGKTGRHTLAFEMMAHHAFNSRTEGGAYEGEVYWKEETVEYCDSLLETLGAPLDEITYVESPWVGGGNAGPAFEVILRGVEVATLVFMNLERDDDGEYVMKDGNRYSEMDNYIVDTGYGLERFTWVSQGTSTVYEAIYPEMIEYLTDEAGIEHAENEEEILSDVARLAGRLDADEVDDLSHVREQVADDVGITLDELDRILTPLENVFAISDHSRVLAYMLGDGIVPSNVGTGYLARLVLRRTVRLMDDLELGIELSELVDRQAKRLGYSDRDTIRDIVDTEVGKYRETLERGERLVRRTTEEYAGTGEPVPVDDLIELYDSHGIQPETVEEIAEEHDVEVEIPDDFYSRVAGRHEERGGEAPETESDETRAVEEEVEGLPETETLYYDNPERTEFEAVVLDVFEDESGEGYEVVLDQTLFYPEGGGQPADHGVLRDGKTARVDDVQKVDGVILHHTDENPGKGDVVKGRIDADRRRSLMRHHTATHIVIDAAREVLGDHIRQAGAQKGVESSRIDVTHYRRITDDEVKEIETEANRRVMENIRVDDEWIDRHEAEETYGFDLYQGGVPPGEEIRIVEVGEDIQACGGTHVDRTGDIGVIKILGTERVQDGVERIEFSAGEKGVESIQKENELLDETADVLGVSPDEVPETAERFFDEWKERGKEIDRLKKEIAELRASGGGGEIDETEVKGVTVVTQRIDGDVDALRASANSFVEDGKVAVVASTDGDAQVVVGSPEGVDVDAGEIASRLSESLGGGGGGSPEFGQGGGPKKEKLDEALDSVVDMVKEDLS
- a CDS encoding MBL fold metallo-hydrolase: MTDLRFLGTGAAVPSERVQSGVLVDGILVDCGSGVLHRLGQAEREDDATSFDEIEDILVSHTHIDHVSDIPALMKADWIVGNDSLRIHGPPGTRGTVESLLDAYDYMKGRIDLEIEEIQPGESFEADGRQIETYETSHTDDSMGFRIGDVVYTGDTEVIDETVEFSEGCDLLIHECAFPDGVDVTGHSRPSDIAEIAPDLDVGEIYLTHLYPQTRGKERKMRRKVADEFDGDVSIPDDGESLTV